Proteins from one candidate division TA06 bacterium genomic window:
- a CDS encoding TldD/PmbA family protein translates to MLGKKKARELVEKAIAMSEAEQTEIEIMAEESHLTRFANSYIHQNVSGTNVAISVKAIIGKKIGRATTNKMDEASIKETLKKAVEIARVQKENPDFKSLPAPAEVKEIDNYVERTAKFNAEQRAKAVEPIAKGARDNNLKAFGAFTNGVSEIAIGNSLGVFAYNMGTDAYVNTVVMGGTGSGYAQAASRDVDEIDMEAVAATAIEKALKSANPVDVPEGEYVVVLEENAVADMIEFLAYIGLGALAFQEGRSFMCGKLGKKLVGKNISIWDDGFDRRGFSFPFDFEGVPKNKVMLIEKGTAKTVVYDTLTAGKENKRSTGHSTGSPLGGPIPLNLFMGEGEGTIENMVQSTDKGIYVTRFHYTNVLEPIKAVITGMTRDGTFLIENGEITEPVKNFRFTQSILDAFSNTSMIGKEAKLIGSSAGYGARFAMGTVAPALKIDKFKFTGVTHF, encoded by the coding sequence ATGCTCGGTAAGAAAAAAGCGAGGGAACTCGTAGAAAAAGCGATCGCTATGTCTGAGGCAGAGCAGACGGAGATTGAAATCATGGCGGAGGAGTCACATCTAACCAGGTTCGCGAACTCATATATCCATCAGAATGTTTCCGGGACGAATGTTGCCATTTCGGTGAAGGCGATCATAGGGAAGAAGATAGGCCGTGCCACGACTAACAAAATGGATGAGGCATCAATCAAAGAGACACTGAAGAAGGCGGTTGAAATAGCCAGAGTGCAGAAGGAGAACCCTGATTTCAAGTCTCTGCCGGCCCCGGCCGAGGTAAAAGAGATTGACAACTATGTGGAGAGGACGGCGAAGTTCAATGCAGAGCAGAGGGCGAAGGCCGTGGAGCCCATTGCAAAGGGGGCTAGAGACAATAATCTTAAAGCATTCGGAGCCTTTACCAATGGCGTGTCAGAGATTGCCATAGGAAACTCGCTCGGTGTCTTCGCCTATAATATGGGGACCGATGCCTATGTGAACACCGTGGTGATGGGGGGAACAGGGTCTGGATATGCTCAGGCCGCGTCAAGGGATGTTGATGAGATTGATATGGAGGCTGTTGCTGCCACTGCCATAGAAAAGGCACTCAAAAGCGCAAACCCGGTTGATGTGCCTGAGGGAGAATACGTGGTTGTGCTGGAGGAGAATGCTGTTGCCGACATGATCGAATTCCTGGCCTACATAGGTTTGGGCGCCCTGGCCTTTCAAGAAGGACGTTCATTTATGTGTGGTAAGCTGGGGAAGAAACTCGTTGGGAAGAACATAAGCATATGGGATGATGGGTTTGACAGGCGCGGCTTCTCCTTTCCATTTGACTTTGAAGGAGTTCCCAAGAACAAGGTGATGCTGATTGAGAAGGGCACGGCCAAAACTGTGGTTTATGACACCTTGACCGCAGGTAAGGAGAACAAGAGGTCAACTGGCCATTCCACCGGGTCGCCATTGGGCGGACCCATTCCTCTCAATTTGTTCATGGGAGAAGGAGAGGGTACGATAGAGAACATGGTGCAGTCCACGGACAAGGGGATCTATGTCACCAGATTTCACTACACCAACGTGCTTGAACCCATTAAGGCAGTGATAACCGGGATGACAAGAGACGGAACCTTTCTGATTGAGAATGGGGAGATAACGGAGCCGGTCAAGAACTTCAGGTTTACCCAATCGATACTCGACGCTTTCTCCAATACGTCGATGATAGGCAAGGAGGCGAAGCTGATAGGCAGCAGTGCCGGCTACGGGGCCAGATTTGCAATGGGTACTGTTGCTCCCGCATTGAAGATAGACAAATTCAAGTTCACCGGCGTAACCCATTTCTAA